ATCGCGATGACCACAAGCGCAGCACAAAGCACCGCGCACACAAGGATCCAGGACACTGTTCTTTGCATCGTCTATTTCGCCCCGCCATGAATGAGCTTCGCGATGGACTTGACCGCTGACGGGAAGGCCGCAACCGTCGTGCTGCAGATGCCGTACGGCTCGATTATATGAATGGCATTGCTTCTCACCGCGGCGAGCGACATGTGCATTCTCCATCGACGTGCCTCGTCACCGCCGGCAATACCCATGTCCGCGATGATGATCACATCGGGGTCAAGCGCTACGGCCG
Above is a window of Spirochaetota bacterium DNA encoding:
- a CDS encoding ABC transporter substrate-binding protein — encoded protein: AVALDPDVIIIADMGIAGGDEARRWRMHMSLAAVRSNAIHIIEPYGICSTTVAAFPSAVKSIAKLIHGGAK